Proteins encoded in a region of the Candidatus Stygibacter australis genome:
- a CDS encoding carboxypeptidase regulatory-like domain-containing protein: MKKLIIAVLLVCVGLLIADPIPIGEGMETGTYLPMEPYYGYTYSQVIYTADEIGGAVDIENVAWHFNGNSAWVEDCTIYMGHTTLDEFGVYPSWMPLTELTEVWTGGFSVMDFDHWVTIELQNIFAYNGTDNLVIALDANTPGYHSSLDEFYGSTTTLNRSIYFCSDSNNPDPANPPTGTYRDDPNPIEEAHPTDKEVMRAAGVQPYIANIILNNDAVMPSGFVSGEVVDFDTNAPIEGATVLVGNFSGTTDATGFYEVEVMVEGTYDAIASAYGYFNSTVSGVEVIFDQTTTVDFALEVFETAGTSCADPYVIDALPFVETGMTTEGFGNDYTSTMACASYYMGGDDFVFAYTPEENMSVDIALTNTDTYTGLFVIQGFVDDPTAVCVAQAGASAGNPMLEDVILPMGETYYIVVSTWPAPYFTPFDIAITANEPPTFGSLDGTVTALDGGAAIEGAVVTAGGFSEITDINGYYMFAGLESGLYDVSVMADGYYGATEMGVEILENQTTTVDFALEVFTDTGDTILDPIVIDAFPYFMSGDISLYTDYSTGAGLEGSRAGQDIFYEFTVTEPSIMDLHSCGSEFDTYMHLYDSAYTRIAYDDDGCSSWGSGSTMASWINDGNGFLVQPGTYYICNEGYSFVAGYRYFESHFDILPPPPMGSIDGTVTDLVTGEPIVGANVTIDGTTLMTDDMGYYMLTLELGFYDIAVSLTGYNPDGATGVEVLEDQTTTVDFALDPITGVVFELTSDSWGYECTWNVWDVANSELVWAADWTFPGNNMTMTVSEDLPDGSYIVYVHDSYGDGGTSGIVSKEGVVLVEWLGGDYGYEGEFPFILGPILFGGLEGIVTDNFTGNPIDGATIMCGGYSGMSDATGYYNIPDVLVGTYIVTCDVAGYTGQEALDVVIAEDVVATQDFALDIIMAEPTNLVATVDGYDVGLAWTEPYVPPTDMLHWDDMTNFDAIGLTGGGTFSVAVRFTPTELAPFNGLVMDNVTVYINDLPTAMTLYVWTGENAANVLVQQTVTPVGLDWNNFVLNTPVTIDASQELWIGYETTSVSGAEFTSGCDGGPAVAGFGDMISLDGLNWDSMSISYGLDYNWNIWGGIAGEPGRNQVLARPQPWHPEAIQVDNRVEFATAGYGEVARPFTGSYNVYRDDVVIATLSETTYDDLGLAAGIYEYYVTAVYDEGESPETNHVIVEVGMVDVSVDPTVISETLDYGLTSDHNILLSNDGDANFYWAGSVNNVVRFSVPEMKPRPAGKTNNGADMNSDLMMFDVPASRDMWDLLDTFTTDVVSQAGIEFDGTYYYTAVWNLDVINKFDIDGNFIESFAIPGVSGLRDLAYDGEYFYGGAAGTALWQMDFETQTLVSTITSPMAVRAIAYDDESDGFWVNNWSTDITLVGRDGSILDSFPCSLTLNSLYGLAYDNYTDGGPYVYGFSQAGSGCVISQYNIATGAETGVTHDVLLDVGAAGDLAGGMFTSADLIPGTFVIGTLNQTTYTVAIYELSPASTWLDIVPTSGTLAPGESINITATFNAIELPGLTYFADIVFTDGAAMAAVAADLTITGSIPTAEITVDPLEFDVMVPVDGLAEYTLNIGNLGDLDLEYDAEIMYYEGRSVVEAYPQSADYWTGSTDGTSFTSTSMINGVNLEDGWAMFDVSGIPDGAVINSVDCNVYVNDAYYCWWSITPCTLDPLTTDAATLSAHIIAGEGTGVAYSYNNEAYTFATGWHTYTLGTTVIADLEAALAQDWFACGMTSRDNSISYWINIDGWNEANPPSLTIDYTVPINPWVTFGGDMMVDGIVAVGAGADMHTLNFDAAGLMDGDVMMGEIMITSNDLYNTEIIVPVTMTVGAAYMYGDVTGDEVVDAFDAANVLQFTVGMDPVGAPLPWTWELIAGDVDGNGSPEAYDAALILQYAVGMIDIFPIEARIDSPVADVSMTVENGELVFSTTGDLYGFSVMTETELISFQAPVTEYLHAVNGNAIALASAEAISGEFLRIPYEKIAESGEFTMTMTVNGISSENTYNVEDLEVAPVVNAVLKNYPNPYNPNLSRGNGITISLSVANNNTPVTVSIYNVKGQLVNSLVNETVASGIHDFVWSGKDKSNRLVSSGIYFYKVKIGELNETHKMIMLK, from the coding sequence ATGAAAAAGTTGATTATTGCAGTATTACTGGTTTGCGTAGGATTACTAATAGCAGACCCGATTCCAATTGGAGAAGGCATGGAAACAGGTACCTATCTTCCAATGGAACCTTATTATGGTTACACCTATTCACAGGTAATTTATACCGCAGATGAAATAGGTGGAGCAGTTGACATCGAGAATGTAGCCTGGCATTTTAATGGAAACAGTGCCTGGGTAGAAGACTGTACAATTTATATGGGACACACAACTCTTGATGAGTTTGGTGTATATCCGAGCTGGATGCCACTAACAGAACTGACAGAAGTCTGGACTGGTGGATTTTCAGTAATGGATTTTGATCACTGGGTAACAATAGAGCTTCAGAACATTTTTGCCTATAATGGAACAGATAATCTGGTAATAGCATTAGATGCTAATACCCCGGGTTATCACAGTTCATTGGACGAGTTTTATGGATCTACAACAACCCTGAACCGTTCAATTTATTTCTGCAGTGATTCAAATAATCCTGATCCTGCTAATCCTCCTACCGGGACTTACAGAGATGATCCTAATCCTATAGAAGAAGCTCATCCTACAGACAAGGAAGTAATGAGAGCAGCAGGTGTTCAGCCATACATAGCTAATATCATTCTTAATAATGATGCAGTTATGCCGAGTGGATTTGTATCTGGAGAAGTTGTTGATTTCGATACCAATGCTCCCATCGAGGGTGCTACTGTATTAGTCGGTAATTTTTCAGGGACAACAGATGCTACGGGATTTTATGAAGTCGAAGTAATGGTTGAGGGTACCTATGATGCAATAGCATCAGCATACGGATATTTCAATAGTACCGTTTCAGGCGTAGAAGTAATATTCGATCAGACAACTACAGTAGATTTTGCTCTGGAAGTATTTGAGACAGCGGGAACAAGCTGTGCAGATCCTTATGTGATAGATGCCTTACCTTTTGTTGAGACAGGAATGACCACAGAAGGATTTGGAAATGATTATACCAGCACCATGGCTTGTGCAAGCTATTACATGGGTGGTGATGATTTTGTATTTGCTTATACACCAGAAGAAAATATGTCGGTAGATATTGCATTAACAAATACAGATACCTATACAGGACTTTTTGTAATCCAGGGATTTGTAGATGATCCAACAGCAGTATGCGTAGCTCAGGCTGGGGCTTCTGCAGGTAACCCCATGTTAGAAGACGTGATCTTACCAATGGGTGAGACTTATTATATAGTAGTATCAACCTGGCCAGCACCATATTTTACTCCCTTTGATATTGCAATAACAGCTAATGAACCACCAACATTTGGAAGTCTGGATGGAACAGTGACAGCACTTGATGGCGGAGCAGCAATTGAAGGTGCTGTAGTAACTGCTGGTGGATTTAGCGAAATAACAGATATAAATGGATATTACATGTTCGCAGGTCTGGAAAGCGGTTTATATGATGTATCAGTAATGGCTGATGGATATTATGGAGCAACTGAGATGGGTGTAGAGATTCTGGAAAATCAGACTACTACAGTTGACTTTGCTCTGGAAGTATTTACAGATACTGGTGACACGATTTTGGATCCCATCGTAATTGATGCTTTCCCATATTTCATGTCAGGAGATATTTCTCTTTATACAGATTACAGTACAGGAGCTGGTTTAGAAGGCTCACGTGCAGGACAGGATATTTTCTACGAGTTCACAGTTACAGAACCATCTATTATGGATCTTCACAGTTGCGGATCAGAATTTGATACATATATGCACTTATATGACAGTGCATATACACGTATTGCCTATGATGATGATGGCTGCAGCAGTTGGGGTTCAGGTAGCACTATGGCTTCATGGATCAATGATGGTAATGGCTTCTTAGTTCAACCAGGAACCTATTATATCTGTAATGAAGGATATTCATTTGTTGCCGGATATAGATATTTTGAATCTCATTTTGATATATTGCCACCTCCACCAATGGGAAGCATTGATGGAACAGTGACAGACCTTGTAACCGGCGAACCAATAGTCGGAGCAAATGTGACAATAGACGGTACAACCCTGATGACAGATGATATGGGATATTATATGTTAACTCTGGAGTTAGGATTTTATGATATAGCAGTTTCCTTAACTGGTTATAATCCTGATGGAGCTACAGGAGTGGAAGTGCTTGAAGATCAGACAACTACAGTCGATTTTGCACTTGATCCAATTACAGGTGTAGTATTTGAGCTTACAAGCGATTCCTGGGGATACGAATGCACATGGAACGTGTGGGATGTAGCGAATAGTGAACTTGTTTGGGCAGCTGATTGGACATTCCCAGGCAATAATATGACAATGACCGTATCAGAAGATCTTCCTGATGGCAGTTATATAGTATATGTACATGACAGTTATGGAGATGGTGGTACATCAGGTATCGTCAGTAAAGAAGGCGTGGTACTTGTAGAATGGTTAGGTGGAGATTATGGATATGAAGGTGAATTCCCATTCATCTTAGGACCAATATTATTTGGTGGACTGGAAGGAATAGTAACCGACAACTTTACAGGCAATCCAATTGACGGAGCCACTATTATGTGTGGTGGATATTCTGGAATGTCAGATGCTACAGGATATTACAATATACCAGATGTTCTGGTAGGTACATATATAGTTACATGTGATGTAGCTGGCTATACAGGACAGGAAGCACTGGATGTAGTAATTGCAGAAGATGTAGTAGCAACTCAGGATTTTGCTCTTGATATCATTATGGCAGAGCCAACTAACCTGGTAGCAACAGTTGACGGATATGATGTAGGACTGGCATGGACAGAACCATATGTTCCACCAACAGATATGCTGCATTGGGATGATATGACTAATTTTGATGCTATTGGATTAACCGGTGGCGGAACATTCAGCGTAGCAGTCAGATTCACACCAACAGAACTGGCACCATTTAATGGTTTAGTAATGGATAACGTTACAGTATATATCAACGATCTGCCAACAGCAATGACTTTATATGTATGGACTGGGGAAAATGCAGCTAATGTACTGGTTCAGCAGACAGTAACTCCAGTAGGACTTGACTGGAATAACTTTGTATTGAATACACCAGTAACAATTGACGCAAGTCAGGAATTATGGATAGGATACGAAACAACCTCAGTATCTGGAGCAGAATTTACCTCTGGTTGTGATGGTGGTCCTGCTGTAGCTGGTTTTGGAGATATGATCAGTTTAGACGGTTTAAACTGGGATTCAATGAGTATATCCTATGGTCTGGATTACAACTGGAATATCTGGGGTGGAATCGCTGGAGAACCTGGAAGAAACCAGGTATTAGCACGTCCACAGCCATGGCATCCAGAAGCAATTCAGGTAGATAACAGAGTAGAATTCGCAACAGCCGGATATGGCGAGGTAGCTCGTCCATTTACCGGATCATATAATGTATATAGAGATGACGTTGTGATAGCAACATTGTCAGAGACAACCTATGATGATCTGGGACTGGCTGCAGGCATATATGAATATTATGTAACTGCAGTATATGATGAAGGTGAATCACCAGAAACTAATCATGTAATAGTAGAGGTTGGAATGGTTGACGTATCAGTTGATCCAACTGTAATAAGTGAGACCCTTGATTATGGCTTAACCTCAGATCATAATATTTTATTGTCTAATGATGGAGATGCAAACTTCTATTGGGCAGGATCAGTTAATAATGTAGTTCGCTTCAGCGTTCCAGAGATGAAACCACGTCCAGCAGGAAAGACAAATAATGGTGCTGATATGAATTCTGATCTTATGATGTTTGACGTTCCAGCTTCCCGTGACATGTGGGATCTTCTGGATACATTCACAACTGACGTAGTTAGTCAGGCTGGTATTGAATTTGACGGAACCTATTACTACACAGCAGTGTGGAATCTTGATGTTATCAATAAGTTTGACATTGATGGCAACTTCATCGAAAGTTTCGCAATTCCAGGCGTTTCAGGCTTAAGAGATCTGGCCTATGATGGAGAATATTTCTATGGTGGAGCAGCCGGAACCGCTTTATGGCAGATGGATTTTGAAACCCAGACATTGGTATCAACAATCACATCACCTATGGCAGTTCGTGCAATTGCTTATGATGATGAAAGTGATGGATTCTGGGTAAATAACTGGAGTACAGATATCACCTTAGTAGGCCGTGATGGAAGTATTTTGGATAGTTTCCCATGCTCATTAACATTAAATAGTCTTTATGGCTTAGCTTATGATAATTATACAGATGGCGGACCATACGTATATGGATTCAGCCAGGCAGGAAGTGGCTGCGTGATCTCACAGTACAATATCGCAACAGGTGCTGAAACCGGTGTTACGCATGATGTACTTTTAGATGTAGGTGCAGCTGGTGATTTAGCTGGTGGAATGTTCACCTCAGCAGATCTCATTCCTGGAACCTTTGTAATTGGTACACTTAATCAGACTACTTATACAGTGGCAATTTATGAATTAAGTCCGGCATCAACCTGGTTAGATATTGTACCGACTAGTGGAACATTAGCACCAGGCGAAAGTATCAATATCACAGCCACCTTTAATGCTATTGAACTTCCTGGACTTACTTACTTTGCTGACATAGTATTCACTGATGGTGCAGCAATGGCAGCAGTAGCTGCTGATCTTACAATAACAGGTAGTATTCCAACAGCAGAGATCACAGTTGATCCTCTGGAATTTGACGTAATGGTACCAGTTGACGGGTTGGCAGAATATACTTTGAATATTGGTAATCTGGGAGATCTGGATCTGGAATATGATGCAGAGATCATGTATTATGAGGGTCGGTCAGTAGTAGAAGCTTATCCTCAAAGTGCAGATTACTGGACAGGCTCAACTGATGGAACCAGCTTTACATCAACCAGCATGATCAATGGAGTCAACTTAGAAGATGGCTGGGCTATGTTTGATGTTTCTGGAATTCCAGATGGAGCAGTTATAAATAGTGTTGATTGCAATGTATATGTAAATGACGCTTATTATTGCTGGTGGTCAATCACACCATGTACCCTTGATCCACTGACAACTGATGCAGCAACCTTGAGTGCACATATAATTGCCGGAGAAGGTACAGGAGTTGCATATTCATACAATAATGAAGCCTACACTTTTGCAACCGGCTGGCACACATATACTCTTGGTACAACAGTAATTGCTGATCTGGAAGCTGCTTTAGCTCAGGACTGGTTTGCCTGTGGTATGACATCACGTGATAATTCAATTTCATATTGGATAAACATTGATGGCTGGAATGAAGCAAATCCACCATCTCTGACAATAGACTATACTGTTCCAATCAACCCATGGGTAACTTTTGGTGGTGACATGATGGTTGATGGAATAGTAGCAGTAGGTGCTGGTGCAGACATGCACACCCTGAACTTTGATGCCGCCGGACTTATGGATGGCGACGTAATGATGGGTGAGATCATGATCACCAGTAATGATCTTTATAATACAGAGATCATAGTTCCAGTTACCATGACAGTAGGTGCAGCTTACATGTATGGAGATGTAACCGGTGACGAAGTAGTAGATGCCTTTGATGCAGCTAACGTACTTCAGTTCACGGTTGGCATGGATCCAGTGGGCGCTCCCTTACCATGGACCTGGGAATTAATTGCAGGTGACGTTGATGGCAATGGATCTCCTGAAGCCTATGATGCCGCTCTTATCCTTCAGTACGCTGTTGGTATGATCGATATCTTCCCAATAGAAGCCAGAATAGATTCACCAGTAGCTGATGTAAGCATGACAGTAGAAAATGGCGAACTTGTATTTAGCACAACAGGCGATCTTTATGGATTCAGCGTGATGACAGAAACTGAATTAATCAGTTTCCAGGCACCAGTGACCGAATATCTTCATGCAGTTAATGGCAATGCAATCGCATTGGCAAGTGCTGAAGCGATCAGTGGTGAATTCCTGCGTATTCCATATGAGAAAATTGCTGAAAGTGGTGAATTTACAATGACCATGACAGTAAATGGTATCAGTAGTGAGAATACATATAATGTAGAGGATTTGGAAGTAGCTCCAGTAGTAAATGCAGTATTGAAAAACTATCCTAATCCGTATAATCCAAACTTAAGCAGAGGAAATGGTATAACAATCTCGCTGTCAGTGGCAAATAATAACACACCAGTGACGGTTAGTATTTATAATGTAAAGGGTCAGTTAGTGAACAGCCTTGTAAATGAGACGGTAGCAAGTGGAATTCACGACTTCGTATGGAGTGGTAAAGACAAGAGCAATCGTCTAGTATCTTCAGGAATATATTTCTACAAAGTGAAGATAGGCGAACTAAATGAAACCCACAAGATGATAATGCTTAAATAA